The window GTGCTGGATGCGCAATTGCAAGACACGATTGCCCAGTTTGAGCAAACTGATGGCGTGGTTGGTCGTATCAATAACCAAGAGGGCGATGGTTCTAAATCAGAAAAACTCGCCAAAGCCTTGGAAAGCTCGCAGCCGATTATTATCGTCACTATACAAACCTTCCCGTTTGTGCTGCGTGCGATTGAAAACAGCGTCAGCCTGAAAGAACGTAACTACGCCATCATCGCTGACGAGGCACACTCATCACAAACCGGCTCGACTGCAAGACAGCTTAAAGAAGTATTGATGGTCGATGGTACGGCCACCGACGAGGACGAGTTGACGACAGACGATATCCTTGACGCGGCTGTTGCATCGCGCCGTGCGTCGAAGAATCTGACTTACTTAGCTTTTACCGCCACCCCTAAAACCAAGACCTTGGAGCTGTTTGGCCGCCTACCTCGCCCGGATGAAGCACCTTCTAAAACCAATAAGCCCGAAGCCTTCCACGTCTACAGCATGCGCCAGGCGATTGAAGAGGGCTTTATTTTGGATGTCTTGAAGAACTATACCAATTACAAAGTCGCCTATAACCTAGCGATGAAGATGAAGGACGCTGACCAAGAGGTCGAAAGCAAAAAAGCCAAGGTCAAACTCAATCAATGGGTGCGTTTGCATGATCACAACATCAGCCAAAAGGTGATGGTGATTGTCGAGCATTTCAAAACCCATGTGATGGGTTTGCTAGGCGGACAAGCGAAGGCGATGGTAGTGACTAGCTCACGCAAGGAGGCCGTGCGTTATAAGCAGGCGTTCGACAAATACATCACCCAGCAGGGCTACCAAAAAATCCATGCTATGGTGGCGTTCTCGGGCGAAGTGGAATTTAACGATAAAGATCCAAATTCAGATTTCGTGATCGGCGCGAAATTCACCGAAACGAATATGAACCCCAATCTCAAAGGTCGCGATATGCGCAAAGCCTTTGATACCGACGATTACCAAGTGATGATTGTCGCCAATAAGTTCCAGACCGGTTTTGATCAGCCTAAGCTGTGCGCCATGTATGTGGATAAGAAGCTGGGCGGCGTCGAATGTGTGCAAACCCTGTCGCGCTTGAACCGTGTTTATCCCGGCAAGGCGGCAACGGGTACGTTTGTGCTGGATTTCTTTAACGAGCCACAAGAGATTTTAGAGGCGTTCCAGCCTTATTTCCAAACCGCCGAGCTGGCCGATGTCTCTAATCCGAATCTGATTTTTGATCTGTACGACAAATTACGTGCTGCGGAGATTTTTACCTGGTCCGAGGTCGAGCAATTCTGTGAGGCCTTTTTTGTTAAGAGCAAGAGTAACGCCGCCATCGCCAATATCTGCAAGCCCGCGGTCGAACGCTGGCAAAAGCGGTATAAGCACGCTATAGAGGCATATAAGCAAGCCAAAGAGATGTTTGAACGCACAAAGAAGTTTAACGATGCGGTATTACTCGCGAACGCAGAAAACAGCTTCAAAGACTGCAAGAAGGCCAAGGATGCCTTAGAGATATTTAAAAAAGATCTTGGTACCTTTGTCCGCTTCTACGAATTTATGTCGCAGATCGTCGACTACAACGACAAAGACCTGGAAAAACTCAGCCTCTATTCCCGCAATCTACGTCCTATGCTGCGCGAAACGATGATGGATGAGGATGATATTGACCTGAGCAGCATCGTTTTGAGCCATTACCGTGTATCTAAAATCCGGCAGCAGCATTTGATCATGCAGGAGTCGGATGAGTATAAGTTGCTACCGGGCGACGAGGCGGGTACGGCCAAGGCCAAAGACAAGCAGGTCGAGTTTTTATCGCATATCGTGCAACGCCTCAACGAGTTGTTCATTACCGATCAACTGACCGAAGCAGATATGGTGAGCTACGCCAACACCATCAGCGACAAGGTACGCGAGAACGAACTGGTGATGCACCAGATAATGAGTAATAGTCGCGAGCAGGCGATGCTGGGCGATTTTTCTAAGGCCGGGTACAACGCAATAATGGACAGTGGCGCAGCGCATCATAATCAGATGATGCAGCTCTTATCTGATCCTGTGAAGGGGAGCAAGTTTCTTAATGTGGTTTTTGATATTTTGACTGGGACACTGAAGTGATTCTAGTGATGAGTCGGATATGAGTTTGAAGTTTGAACATTAAAAAAGGACTGACAGAAATAAATCTGCAGTCCTTTTTCTAATTGGTCGGGGCGAGAGGATTCGAACCTCCGACCCCGTGCACCCCATGCACGTACGCTACCAGGCTGCGCTACGCCCCGACACTGAGGGGAAGATTATAGTGCATGCTTAGTTTTTTTCCATGACAAATTTGGGTCGTTTTTGCGAGGTTTAGTTTGT of the Undibacterium sp. 5I1 genome contains:
- a CDS encoding type I restriction endonuclease subunit R, with translation MSKANELTFQNDMIAQLQANGWLLGKAEQYNRELALYPEDVIGFVKDTQDEQWQKFCALYPVQPEQKFLERLAQQLNKADPNAANKEIRSFGTLGVLRHELKDRGTRFSLCQFAPEHDLNPDTLARYKQNRLRVVPEVTYSPWATAAHLAETGVQAKEWRIDLVLFVNGIPVATLELKSEFKQAVHNAMKQYRSTRLPVDPVTKKPEPLLTFKRGALVHFAVSQYEVYMTTRLEGDVTFFLPFNKGTHDGGEGNDVPADVNQYATDYLWNEVLVPDNLLKILSRYVHLQIEDKEDWEGRKYKKESLIFPRYHQWDVVNKLLAAAKSEGPGQKYLIQHSAGSGKSNSIAWAAHQLSSLYDANGDKLFHSVIVVTDRTVLDAQLQDTIAQFEQTDGVVGRINNQEGDGSKSEKLAKALESSQPIIIVTIQTFPFVLRAIENSVSLKERNYAIIADEAHSSQTGSTARQLKEVLMVDGTATDEDELTTDDILDAAVASRRASKNLTYLAFTATPKTKTLELFGRLPRPDEAPSKTNKPEAFHVYSMRQAIEEGFILDVLKNYTNYKVAYNLAMKMKDADQEVESKKAKVKLNQWVRLHDHNISQKVMVIVEHFKTHVMGLLGGQAKAMVVTSSRKEAVRYKQAFDKYITQQGYQKIHAMVAFSGEVEFNDKDPNSDFVIGAKFTETNMNPNLKGRDMRKAFDTDDYQVMIVANKFQTGFDQPKLCAMYVDKKLGGVECVQTLSRLNRVYPGKAATGTFVLDFFNEPQEILEAFQPYFQTAELADVSNPNLIFDLYDKLRAAEIFTWSEVEQFCEAFFVKSKSNAAIANICKPAVERWQKRYKHAIEAYKQAKEMFERTKKFNDAVLLANAENSFKDCKKAKDALEIFKKDLGTFVRFYEFMSQIVDYNDKDLEKLSLYSRNLRPMLRETMMDEDDIDLSSIVLSHYRVSKIRQQHLIMQESDEYKLLPGDEAGTAKAKDKQVEFLSHIVQRLNELFITDQLTEADMVSYANTISDKVRENELVMHQIMSNSREQAMLGDFSKAGYNAIMDSGAAHHNQMMQLLSDPVKGSKFLNVVFDILTGTLK